One Dictyoglomus thermophilum H-6-12 DNA window includes the following coding sequences:
- a CDS encoding glycoside hydrolase family 3 C-terminal domain-containing protein → MNIEEKVKELISKLTLEEKIKLLPTRQAEIPRLNIREFYIGGEAAHGVAWLGKATVFPQPIGLSSSFDRELMKKIGNAVSQEARAYYYMRGKIGGLMLWAPTVDMLRDPRWGRTEEGYGEDPFLASEMAGAYIQGMQGDDPVYLKTAMTPKHFFANNNEKDRDKFSADIDPRNMYEYYLEVFRRVIEKYRAQCIMTAYNAVNGIPCIINPIVREVIKEKFGLEGCVVTDAADFSQTVTSHKTFGNHYETLAYALKAGIDAFTDNPDLVIESAWQALEKGLITEEDIDRAISNSLKVRFRLGEFDEEISKRFYVPPNQICNNEHSQLAYMAELKSVVLLKNENKFLPLKKEKINKIAVIGPLANKNYNDWYSGTYPYKVSVLQGIINRLYNKEILYHDSYDIVAIKSVKNNKYLRVIESGISPVWAVSDNITEKEVFKYIDWGWGKKSLQGIANGKYLTADDSTSAILSSAEEVFGWFVKEVFNIDPIGDGTYLIKTWNGKYAYIDEKEGNILKFKDSFENLPEEKFIFEKVEKGIEKACEIAQNSDIVILCVGNNPLVNGREDEDRIDIVLPEHQENLVREIFKVNPNIVLLVISSYPYAICWEKDHIPAILWSSHGGQEMGNAIADILLGNFSPAGRLNMTWYRSIHHIPPITDYDIIRGKRTYMYFDKEPLFSFGHGLTYTEFEYKNLILNSKNFKLNEEIKLSFEIENIGDMDSEEVPQVYIKALNSKVKRPNIQLKGFTRVFVPKGERVKVDITIPISELFIWDVREERYMVEKGEYEILIGASSKDIRLRDKFHIDGEEIKNRDPFKSTKAINFDDYHNVSFNTKRSFKETYVIFNDNDSFILFKDFEFKNKPKKVVMELSSNHSKIVLIFSKIGKEFSFEVLDTNNEWKEIVYLLGEHIEGIQDLYIKGEKGLKINWFRFE, encoded by the coding sequence ATGAATATTGAAGAGAAGGTAAAAGAACTTATATCTAAACTTACTCTTGAGGAAAAGATAAAACTCCTTCCCACAAGACAAGCAGAAATTCCAAGACTCAATATTAGAGAATTTTATATTGGGGGAGAGGCAGCTCATGGTGTTGCCTGGCTTGGAAAGGCAACAGTATTTCCTCAACCTATTGGTCTTTCCTCTTCTTTTGATAGAGAACTTATGAAGAAAATAGGTAATGCGGTTTCTCAAGAGGCAAGAGCCTACTATTATATGAGGGGAAAGATTGGAGGCCTAATGCTTTGGGCTCCTACCGTAGATATGTTAAGAGATCCTCGCTGGGGAAGAACCGAAGAAGGTTATGGAGAAGATCCTTTTCTTGCCTCTGAAATGGCAGGTGCCTATATACAAGGTATGCAAGGAGATGATCCTGTATATTTAAAAACCGCAATGACCCCCAAACACTTCTTTGCCAATAACAACGAAAAAGATAGAGATAAGTTTTCGGCCGATATAGACCCAAGAAATATGTATGAATATTATCTTGAGGTGTTTAGAAGAGTAATTGAGAAATATAGGGCCCAATGCATTATGACAGCCTATAATGCAGTTAATGGAATCCCTTGCATTATAAATCCCATTGTAAGAGAGGTAATAAAAGAAAAATTTGGACTTGAAGGATGTGTTGTAACCGATGCTGCAGACTTTAGCCAAACAGTTACCTCTCATAAAACCTTTGGAAACCATTATGAAACTCTTGCCTATGCTTTAAAGGCTGGGATAGACGCCTTTACCGACAATCCAGACCTGGTCATCGAGTCTGCCTGGCAAGCTTTAGAAAAAGGATTAATCACTGAAGAAGATATAGATAGAGCCATATCAAACTCTCTTAAAGTAAGATTTAGGCTGGGTGAATTTGACGAAGAAATAAGTAAAAGATTTTATGTACCACCAAACCAAATTTGTAATAATGAACATTCTCAACTCGCTTATATGGCGGAATTAAAATCAGTTGTTCTTCTCAAAAATGAAAATAAATTTTTACCCCTTAAAAAAGAAAAAATAAACAAAATTGCAGTAATAGGTCCCCTTGCAAATAAAAACTACAATGACTGGTACAGTGGAACATATCCTTACAAGGTATCAGTATTACAAGGAATAATAAACAGGCTTTATAACAAAGAAATTCTATATCACGACTCATATGATATCGTAGCAATAAAGTCAGTGAAAAATAACAAATACTTAAGAGTTATAGAATCAGGAATAAGTCCTGTCTGGGCTGTAAGTGATAACATTACGGAAAAGGAAGTTTTTAAATACATAGACTGGGGATGGGGAAAGAAAAGTCTCCAAGGAATAGCAAATGGCAAATACCTAACTGCCGATGATTCTACCTCTGCTATCCTTTCCTCTGCGGAGGAAGTATTTGGATGGTTTGTAAAAGAAGTTTTTAATATTGATCCTATCGGAGATGGTACCTATTTAATTAAAACCTGGAATGGAAAATATGCTTACATAGATGAAAAGGAAGGAAATATACTCAAGTTTAAAGATAGCTTTGAAAACCTTCCTGAAGAAAAATTCATCTTCGAAAAAGTAGAAAAGGGTATAGAAAAAGCCTGTGAAATTGCCCAAAATTCCGATATAGTAATACTCTGTGTAGGAAATAACCCTTTAGTAAACGGGAGAGAAGATGAAGACAGAATTGACATTGTACTTCCTGAACACCAAGAAAACTTGGTAAGAGAGATATTTAAAGTAAATCCCAATATAGTCCTATTGGTAATAAGTAGTTATCCCTATGCTATTTGTTGGGAAAAAGACCACATTCCAGCAATTCTTTGGTCATCCCACGGAGGACAGGAAATGGGAAATGCTATAGCAGATATACTCTTAGGCAACTTTTCACCTGCAGGAAGATTAAATATGACATGGTACAGATCCATTCACCATATCCCTCCCATTACTGACTACGATATAATTAGAGGCAAAAGAACCTACATGTATTTTGACAAAGAACCTCTTTTCTCCTTTGGTCACGGGTTAACCTATACAGAATTTGAATATAAAAACTTAATTTTAAACTCTAAAAACTTCAAATTAAATGAGGAAATAAAATTAAGTTTTGAAATAGAAAATATCGGAGACATGGACTCTGAAGAAGTACCTCAAGTATATATAAAAGCCTTAAACTCAAAAGTTAAGAGGCCTAATATACAACTAAAAGGCTTTACAAGAGTTTTTGTCCCCAAAGGAGAAAGGGTAAAAGTAGATATAACAATTCCCATATCAGAACTTTTTATATGGGATGTGAGAGAAGAAAGATATATGGTAGAAAAAGGAGAGTATGAAATCTTAATCGGAGCATCTTCTAAGGATATTAGATTAAGGGATAAATTTCACATAGATGGAGAGGAGATTAAAAATAGAGATCCCTTTAAAAGTACAAAGGCTATAAATTTTGACGACTACCATAATGTATCCTTTAATACCAAAAGAAGCTTTAAAGAAACATACGTAATTTTCAATGATAACGACTCTTTCATTCTTTTCAAGGATTTTGAGTTTAAAAACAAACCTAAAAAGGTAGTCATGGAACTTTCCTCAAATCACTCCAAAATAGTTTTAATTTTCAGCAAAATAGGAAAAGAATTTTCCTTTGAAGTTTTAGATACTAATAATGAGTGGAAAGAAATCGTTTATCTTTTAGGGGAGCACATTGAGGGTATTCAAGATCTATATATAAAAGGAGAAAAGGGACTAAAAATAAACTGGTTTAGATTTGAATAG
- the yicI gene encoding alpha-xylosidase: protein MKFTDGHWRVREGIRIHYPCILWDYEIKEKELVVYAPSSFVKNRGETLYGPLFEIHFSSPFPNIIEITSYHFKGVVEKGPNFEINRDKNYKPEILDEEDSITLKAGSLKVKINKKGTFQYTFYWKDKKLTSSGYKHMAYAIDESKNKYMVESLDLAVGELIYGLGERFGPFIKNGQSIEMWNADAGTVSDQTYKNIPFYVTNRDYGVFVNHPEKVSFEIATEHVERVQFSIPGEKINYFIIGGDNLKEVLENYTLLTGRPSLPPSWSFGLWLTTSFITNYDEKTVTSFIEGMKERNIPLHVFHFDCFWMREYHWVNFEWDDRVFPNPEEMLKRLKEKGLKICVWINPYIAQRSKLFEEGKEKGYLLKKPDGSVWQTDEWQPGMGIVDFTNPSARDWYSKHLRRLIKMGVDVFKTDFGERIPTDVVYYDGSDPEKMHNFYTYLYNKTVFETLKEELGEENAIVFARSATAGSQKFPVHWGGDSLSTYESMAETLRGGLSLSLCGFGFWSHDIAGFDSSATPDLYKRWVAFGLLSSHSRLHGNHDYKVPWLYDEEAVDVLRFFVNLKCSLMPYLYAKAIEAVEKGIPMLRAMVLEFEEDPTCHFLDREYMLGDSLLVAPIFSETGEVEYYLPNVGTWTNILTGEKKEGGKWYKEKFDYFSLPLMARPGSIIAVGENKEKPDYDYADNVTLHVFEPQEGKNISCEVYNQQRKIDLKINLIKENNIIKIEVEKDSGKPYSILLFNINGIKDVKGGKLEKTEKGTRIIPEKKIREIIIEL from the coding sequence ATGAAATTTACTGATGGACATTGGAGAGTAAGAGAGGGCATTAGAATTCACTATCCATGTATTTTGTGGGATTATGAAATAAAAGAAAAAGAGCTTGTTGTTTATGCTCCTTCAAGTTTTGTCAAAAATAGAGGAGAAACTCTATATGGTCCTCTCTTTGAAATTCATTTTTCTTCACCCTTTCCCAACATCATAGAGATAACATCTTATCATTTTAAAGGAGTAGTAGAAAAAGGACCTAATTTCGAAATAAATAGAGATAAAAACTATAAACCGGAGATATTAGATGAGGAAGATTCCATTACCTTAAAGGCAGGAAGCCTAAAAGTAAAGATCAATAAAAAAGGCACTTTTCAATATACTTTCTACTGGAAAGACAAAAAATTAACTTCTTCAGGCTACAAACATATGGCATACGCCATAGATGAAAGTAAAAATAAATATATGGTGGAAAGCCTTGACCTTGCGGTAGGAGAACTAATATATGGACTTGGAGAAAGATTTGGACCTTTTATTAAAAATGGCCAAAGTATTGAAATGTGGAATGCAGATGCAGGTACAGTATCTGATCAAACCTATAAAAATATTCCTTTTTACGTAACAAATAGAGATTATGGAGTCTTTGTAAATCACCCTGAGAAAGTATCTTTTGAGATCGCTACGGAGCATGTAGAAAGAGTACAATTCAGTATTCCTGGAGAAAAAATCAACTACTTTATAATCGGAGGAGATAATTTAAAAGAAGTTCTTGAAAACTACACTTTACTTACAGGAAGACCCTCCCTTCCTCCTTCCTGGTCTTTTGGGCTTTGGCTTACTACCTCCTTCATAACAAATTATGATGAAAAGACTGTAACAAGCTTCATAGAGGGAATGAAAGAAAGAAATATTCCCCTTCATGTTTTTCACTTTGACTGCTTCTGGATGAGGGAGTATCACTGGGTAAACTTTGAATGGGATGATAGGGTATTTCCAAATCCAGAGGAGATGCTAAAGAGATTAAAGGAAAAGGGATTGAAAATATGTGTATGGATAAATCCATATATTGCCCAAAGATCAAAACTCTTTGAGGAAGGAAAGGAAAAAGGATATCTCTTGAAAAAGCCTGATGGTAGTGTATGGCAAACCGATGAATGGCAACCTGGCATGGGAATTGTGGACTTCACTAACCCCTCTGCAAGAGATTGGTATTCCAAACATCTAAGAAGATTAATTAAAATGGGCGTTGATGTTTTCAAAACTGATTTTGGAGAAAGAATACCTACCGATGTGGTTTACTACGATGGCTCAGATCCAGAAAAAATGCACAACTTTTATACATATCTTTATAATAAGACTGTTTTTGAGACTCTCAAGGAAGAACTTGGAGAGGAGAATGCTATAGTATTTGCAAGATCTGCCACTGCAGGAAGTCAAAAATTCCCTGTGCATTGGGGAGGAGACTCCCTATCTACCTATGAATCCATGGCAGAAACCTTAAGAGGAGGTTTATCTTTAAGTCTTTGTGGCTTTGGCTTTTGGAGTCATGATATAGCAGGATTTGATAGCTCTGCAACTCCTGATTTATATAAAAGATGGGTTGCTTTTGGACTTCTCTCCTCTCACTCCAGACTTCATGGAAACCACGATTATAAAGTACCATGGCTATATGATGAAGAGGCAGTAGATGTATTAAGATTCTTTGTAAATCTAAAATGTAGTCTCATGCCATATTTATATGCAAAAGCGATAGAAGCAGTTGAAAAAGGAATTCCAATGTTAAGAGCGATGGTACTTGAATTTGAAGAAGATCCCACATGTCATTTCTTAGATAGAGAATATATGCTTGGAGATTCCTTGCTTGTGGCCCCAATATTTTCAGAAACTGGCGAAGTAGAATACTATCTTCCCAATGTAGGAACATGGACAAACATCTTAACTGGAGAGAAAAAAGAAGGAGGCAAATGGTATAAAGAAAAATTTGACTACTTCTCCCTTCCTCTTATGGCAAGACCAGGAAGTATTATTGCCGTTGGAGAGAACAAGGAAAAACCTGACTATGATTATGCTGATAACGTAACTTTACATGTATTTGAGCCTCAAGAAGGAAAAAATATATCCTGTGAAGTTTATAACCAACAAAGAAAAATAGATTTAAAAATAAATCTCATCAAAGAAAATAACATAATAAAAATAGAAGTAGAGAAAGACTCTGGGAAGCCTTACTCCATACTCCTCTTCAACATAAATGGAATCAAAGATGTCAAAGGTGGGAAATTAGAAAAAACAGAAAAAGGGACAAGGATTATTCCTGAGAAGAAGATAAGAGAAATTATCATAGAGTTGTAA
- a CDS encoding response regulator transcription factor, with translation MYYKVLIADDEPVIRQGLKKIVNWNALGFKIVGEAEDGVEALDKVRKLDPDLCVIDIRMPGMDGLELISEIRKSKSEIKIIILTGYPEFEYAQKAISLGVQSYMLKPVDPQILKDELTKIYEDLERKKFLFEGSKEKILEKLLKGQISLTEKDVSKLLNFDLSWDSYQVVLMSSDNENVDKYEISQELKKFFPISFMIDGTLGFVIEDFKKDNRKITSLRNHLKNKFKEYFIFSVGDKVLSISQINYSYETALSLLRKRFLWENKGFLLYPCKKVNVNNFTHVDITDEVICALESCDFIKLETLLEKKMRYHMMREEQEQEIKLSYFELYINVITAFLKKYPKFKEYSSKYLKKRLFEGFYSKRTLLDLHNYVKDLLLELSKDLFDILGTSPLGKIAEYIEANYYKDLRLREIAKEFGYNPCYLGKIFRKYMGENFNTYLDKVRVNKAKELLISGGKVGEVAERVGYKDIDYFIMKFKKYTGKTPKNYIKEITGSL, from the coding sequence ATGTATTATAAAGTTCTTATAGCAGATGACGAGCCTGTGATAAGACAGGGTTTAAAAAAGATTGTGAACTGGAATGCTCTGGGATTTAAAATTGTGGGGGAGGCAGAGGATGGGGTTGAAGCTTTGGATAAGGTGCGTAAGCTTGATCCTGATCTATGTGTTATAGACATAAGAATGCCAGGTATGGATGGGCTTGAATTGATTTCAGAGATAAGAAAATCTAAAAGCGAGATTAAGATAATTATTCTTACAGGGTATCCCGAATTTGAATATGCCCAAAAAGCAATCAGTTTAGGAGTTCAGAGTTATATGTTAAAGCCTGTAGATCCGCAGATTCTTAAGGATGAATTAACAAAAATTTATGAGGATTTAGAAAGGAAAAAATTTTTGTTTGAGGGATCTAAAGAGAAGATTCTGGAGAAACTTTTAAAGGGTCAGATAAGCTTGACTGAGAAAGATGTAAGCAAGTTACTTAATTTTGACCTTTCTTGGGACTCTTATCAGGTAGTTTTGATGTCTTCAGATAATGAAAATGTAGATAAGTATGAAATTTCCCAAGAATTAAAAAAATTTTTTCCTATTTCTTTCATGATAGATGGAACCTTAGGTTTTGTGATAGAAGACTTTAAAAAGGATAATAGAAAAATAACATCTCTTAGAAATCACTTAAAAAATAAATTCAAAGAGTATTTTATCTTTTCAGTTGGAGATAAGGTTCTTTCTATTTCTCAAATTAACTATTCTTATGAAACCGCTCTTTCTTTGCTTCGTAAAAGATTTTTATGGGAAAATAAAGGCTTTTTATTATACCCATGTAAGAAAGTTAACGTAAATAATTTTACCCATGTTGATATAACTGATGAAGTAATCTGTGCTCTGGAATCTTGTGATTTTATTAAATTGGAAACTTTATTAGAGAAAAAAATGAGATACCACATGATGAGAGAAGAACAGGAACAAGAGATTAAATTAAGTTATTTCGAATTATATATAAATGTAATTACTGCCTTTCTAAAAAAATATCCCAAATTTAAGGAATATTCTTCAAAATATTTGAAAAAGAGATTGTTTGAAGGATTTTATTCTAAAAGAACTCTTTTAGATTTACACAATTATGTAAAAGATCTACTATTAGAATTATCAAAAGATCTTTTTGATATTTTGGGAACTTCTCCTCTTGGAAAGATTGCGGAATATATAGAGGCTAATTATTATAAGGATTTAAGGTTAAGAGAAATTGCTAAAGAATTTGGCTATAATCCATGTTATCTTGGAAAGATTTTTAGAAAGTATATGGGAGAGAATTTTAACACCTATTTAGATAAGGTAAGAGTAAATAAGGCAAAAGAACTCCTAATAAGTGGAGGAAAGGTAGGAGAGGTAGCAGAAAGGGTAGGCTATAAAGATATAGATTATTTTATTATGAAGTTTAAGAAATATACGGGAAAAACTCCCAAAAACTATATTAAAGAGATAACAGGTTCACTTTAA
- a CDS encoding fluoride efflux transporter FluC, producing MIYIIVGLGGTIGAILRYLVGNIFKKFTEKHGIVTFFINITGSFLIGYFSTRQIPEEFRYFLIAGLLGGFTTYSTFMSDIVKYLRERKHFEAFVYMFFSIFLGIIAAGLGIALANGIWKA from the coding sequence ATGATTTATATTATTGTTGGCTTGGGAGGGACCATTGGAGCTATACTAAGATATTTAGTGGGGAATATATTTAAGAAATTTACAGAGAAGCATGGTATTGTTACGTTTTTTATAAATATTACAGGGAGTTTTTTAATAGGATATTTTTCTACAAGGCAAATTCCGGAAGAGTTTAGGTATTTTTTGATAGCTGGTCTTCTTGGAGGCTTTACTACATATTCGACTTTTATGTCTGATATCGTGAAATATTTAAGAGAAAGAAAGCACTTTGAGGCTTTTGTTTACATGTTTTTTTCTATATTTTTAGGGATAATAGCTGCTGGACTGGGCATTGCTTTAGCAAATGGTATATGGAAAGCTTAG
- a CDS encoding alpha-L-fucosidase — translation MKYKMPEGPFEPTWESLKNYKIPEWYKDAKFGIFIHYGVYAVPAFGSEWYSRNMYVEGSPEYEHHLKTYGEHKKFGYKDFIPLFKAEKFDPYEWADLFKKAGAKYVVPVAEHHDGFAMYDCSFTRWCASKMGPKRDIIGELAKAVRDNFLTFGVSYHRAEHWWFFHEGMKFDSDVRDKEYFDLYGPAQPESMQPNEEFLEDWLLRLFEIVDKYQPQLVYFDWWIEQPAFEPYLKKFFAYYYNRAHEWGKGVVINYKLNAVPRECAVFDVERGKLGDIDPIYWQTDTSISRLSWGYIENDIYKPAKEIIWELVDIVSKNGNLLLNVGPKADGTIPEPAQKTLLEIGEWLLINGEAIYGSRPWRIYGEGPTKGNVGSFSEKEVIYTDKDFRFTTKGDILYAILMNKPEKDEVIIKSLSTDLTLYQKEIAKVEILELKGEVGFERSEEGLKVKIPKVEKLNYPITFKILGR, via the coding sequence ATGAAATATAAAATGCCAGAAGGTCCTTTTGAACCCACTTGGGAATCATTGAAAAACTATAAAATTCCCGAATGGTATAAAGATGCTAAATTTGGAATTTTTATACACTATGGAGTATATGCTGTCCCTGCCTTTGGAAGTGAATGGTATTCAAGAAATATGTATGTAGAAGGAAGCCCTGAATATGAACATCATTTAAAAACTTATGGTGAACACAAAAAGTTTGGATACAAAGATTTTATTCCCCTATTTAAGGCCGAAAAGTTTGACCCCTACGAATGGGCAGATCTGTTCAAAAAGGCAGGTGCAAAATATGTAGTACCAGTAGCAGAACATCATGATGGCTTTGCCATGTACGACTGTAGTTTTACAAGATGGTGCGCAAGCAAAATGGGACCTAAAAGGGATATTATTGGAGAACTAGCAAAAGCAGTAAGAGATAATTTTCTTACCTTTGGAGTATCTTATCATAGAGCAGAACATTGGTGGTTTTTTCATGAAGGAATGAAATTTGACTCTGATGTAAGAGACAAAGAGTACTTTGACCTCTATGGGCCTGCCCAACCAGAGTCTATGCAACCTAACGAAGAATTTTTAGAGGATTGGCTCCTTCGCCTCTTTGAGATAGTAGATAAATATCAACCTCAACTTGTATACTTTGACTGGTGGATAGAACAACCTGCCTTTGAACCATACCTTAAAAAGTTTTTTGCTTATTACTACAACAGAGCCCATGAATGGGGAAAAGGAGTAGTAATAAACTATAAATTAAATGCAGTACCAAGAGAATGCGCTGTTTTTGATGTGGAAAGAGGAAAGTTAGGAGATATTGATCCTATATATTGGCAGACCGATACATCCATATCCAGACTATCCTGGGGATACATAGAAAATGACATTTATAAGCCTGCAAAAGAAATAATATGGGAACTTGTAGATATAGTAAGCAAAAATGGGAACCTTCTACTAAATGTAGGACCAAAAGCAGACGGTACAATACCAGAGCCTGCTCAAAAGACCCTCCTTGAGATAGGAGAATGGCTACTTATAAATGGCGAAGCCATATACGGCTCAAGGCCCTGGAGAATTTACGGAGAAGGACCTACCAAAGGGAATGTAGGATCTTTCAGTGAAAAAGAGGTTATTTACACCGACAAAGATTTTAGATTTACCACCAAGGGAGATATTCTTTATGCAATTCTTATGAACAAACCAGAAAAAGATGAGGTAATAATAAAATCTCTAAGTACTGACCTTACCCTTTATCAAAAGGAAATAGCAAAGGTGGAAATTTTGGAGTTAAAAGGAGAAGTTGGATTTGAGAGAAGTGAAGAAGGATTAAAGGTGAAGATTCCTAAGGTAGAAAAATTAAACTATCCTATAACATTTAAGATCTTAGGAAGATAA
- a CDS encoding fluoride efflux transporter FluC, with protein sequence MKNIIAISIGAFFGAVCRFAISRLNFGSFPLTTLFVNVLGSFILGLITEIILEHIRMTETLRHMIITGFISSFTTFSSFILEIIELLIRGEITIAILYPISSILLGLLAFILGVRMAGVISVKQRKEECELI encoded by the coding sequence GTGAAAAATATTATTGCAATTTCTATTGGAGCCTTCTTTGGAGCTGTTTGTAGATTTGCTATATCTCGGTTAAATTTTGGTTCTTTTCCTCTTACTACACTTTTTGTAAATGTTTTAGGTAGCTTTATTTTAGGACTTATTACAGAAATAATATTAGAGCATATAAGGATGACAGAGACATTGAGACATATGATAATAACAGGTTTTATAAGTAGTTTTACTACTTTTTCTAGTTTTATCCTTGAAATTATAGAACTCTTGATTAGGGGTGAAATTACAATTGCTATTTTATATCCTATTTCTTCTATTTTGTTGGGACTTTTGGCTTTCATATTAGGGGTTAGGATGGCAGGGGTTATCTCTGTAAAGCAGAGAAAGGAGGAGTGTGAACTGATATGA
- a CDS encoding sensor histidine kinase produces the protein MFKFQDLKIREKLILSFLVVSFIPILVLGAVTIIHFRNFALNSSAKEIYNELSFAKFKIMEMTNEAVNIANKLMIDQRLKEILLYRYKSPLEAYLKYSQYKDIENYKTLYANSIYRIRIYSENPTILENGVFYKATKKIKEKDWYKLAVNLNGFIIWDLVRQDEDIYSDYYFSLIRLLRDVYNERFGVLVINLNKLEMKSILNHTSYDTLLVNSDGLVIFSNKEDFIGKTFDIDLQRILSDKGYTYDLNNKKYLVFGVYLPLTGYNKDFYLVSMVPMEIIMREPQRMQRFALTMVFIAFAGSMFFTGIFSRSVSRRIGILNKAVDKISHGNWDLDIPLQGGDEIGRLSENVKMMAKNIKRLNELLMKQKDMKFKVLTNQLNPHFLFNTLETIHMMAVCNEQKEIADMVLKLGKILRKTIESKGTPIKLESEIELVKSYLEIQKYRLGRLNYDIEILTDISEIYVLPFLIQPIVENSIIHGLENKKDGGFIKIKIFKEDERLIISVEDNGIGMSKEKIESLLSNSDGESSKIGMRNTLERIKLFYGEEYGINIESSEGNGTRVDIILPYPPRREMGDVL, from the coding sequence ATGTTTAAGTTTCAAGACTTAAAAATAAGAGAAAAGTTAATACTATCTTTCTTAGTGGTATCTTTTATACCAATACTAGTATTAGGTGCTGTAACAATTATTCATTTTAGGAATTTTGCCTTAAATTCCTCTGCAAAAGAAATTTACAATGAACTAAGTTTTGCAAAATTTAAGATTATGGAAATGACTAATGAGGCAGTAAATATAGCAAATAAATTAATGATTGATCAAAGATTAAAGGAAATTTTGCTTTACCGATATAAGTCACCCTTAGAAGCTTATTTAAAGTACTCTCAGTATAAAGATATAGAAAACTATAAAACCTTATATGCAAACTCTATTTATCGTATAAGGATATATTCCGAAAATCCTACTATTTTAGAAAATGGGGTGTTCTATAAGGCTACTAAAAAAATTAAGGAAAAAGATTGGTATAAACTTGCAGTTAATCTTAATGGTTTTATTATATGGGATTTGGTTCGTCAGGATGAGGACATTTATTCGGATTACTATTTTAGCCTTATAAGGCTACTAAGGGATGTTTATAATGAGAGATTTGGAGTTTTGGTAATTAATTTGAATAAGTTAGAGATGAAAAGTATACTTAATCATACTTCTTATGACACTCTATTAGTTAATAGTGATGGTCTTGTCATTTTCAGTAATAAGGAAGATTTTATAGGAAAGACTTTTGATATAGATCTTCAAAGAATTTTATCGGACAAAGGATATACTTATGATTTAAACAATAAAAAATATCTAGTTTTTGGAGTATACCTTCCATTAACGGGCTATAATAAAGATTTTTACCTTGTTTCTATGGTTCCCATGGAGATAATTATGAGAGAGCCTCAAAGAATGCAAAGATTTGCTTTAACGATGGTTTTTATTGCTTTTGCTGGATCAATGTTTTTTACAGGCATCTTCTCGAGAAGTGTAAGTAGAAGGATAGGAATTTTAAACAAAGCAGTAGACAAAATATCTCATGGGAATTGGGATTTAGATATTCCTTTGCAGGGTGGAGATGAAATAGGAAGACTCTCTGAAAATGTAAAGATGATGGCAAAGAATATTAAAAGATTAAATGAGCTTCTGATGAAACAAAAAGATATGAAATTTAAGGTTTTAACCAATCAACTTAATCCTCATTTCTTGTTTAATACGTTAGAAACCATACATATGATGGCTGTATGTAATGAACAAAAAGAAATTGCTGATATGGTTTTAAAATTAGGAAAAATTCTTAGGAAAACAATAGAATCAAAAGGTACTCCTATAAAGCTTGAATCTGAAATAGAGCTTGTTAAGAGCTATTTAGAAATTCAAAAGTATAGATTGGGAAGATTGAATTATGATATAGAAATTCTTACAGATATAAGTGAAATCTATGTTCTACCTTTTTTGATTCAACCGATAGTAGAAAACTCTATTATTCATGGTCTGGAAAATAAAAAAGATGGTGGCTTTATAAAGATAAAGATATTTAAAGAGGATGAAAGACTTATAATCTCAGTAGAAGATAATGGGATAGGCATGAGTAAAGAAAAAATCGAAAGTTTATTATCTAATTCTGATGGTGAAAGTTCTAAAATCGGTATGAGAAATACTTTAGAAAGAATCAAGTTATTTTATGGGGAAGAGTATGGGATTAATATAGAAAGCTCTGAAGGTAATGGTACAAGGGTAGATATAATTCTGCCGTATCCACCTAGGAGGGAGATGGGAGATGTATTATAA